TTGCATGTTACCTATTACAGGCATCTTGCAGAAGGTCTCCGTTGCCGCAAACTGCTGCTTTCAGAGGCCCGGTACCGCAAGCTGGCCGGGTATGTAGAAGCATCGCTGGACCGGGATCCTTCGGGCCAGCCGGTTGCTATTGTTACCGAAGCCCGGTATAACCGGGATGATGCTTTTTATGAAGCAAAAGGCGCCTACAGCCTTTTTCATACCTGTAACAGCTGGACAAATAACGGGCTGAAGGCCGCCGGGGCAAAAGCCTGCAGATGGACCGCATTTGATAGAGGGATTCTTTACCAGTACCGGTAGAACTGTTGCGCGGCGATTGGGGAGGAACAAAACCTGCCGGATCGCAAATCCGGAACCGGAGTAATTTTACCGGTTAAACCACATAATTTCCAATGGCTTTGAGGGAAGCCTGTTATATTTGTAGCATAAATTTTGTTTACTATTTAAATAAAGCAGTTTAATGATGCAGTTGACAGGTACGCTGGTTCAGATATTGCCCTTGCAAAAAGGGATGGGGAAAAATGGAGAATGGAAAAAACAGGATATCATTGTGGAGACACAGGCACAGTATCCGAAAAAGGTTTGTATTTCTATCTGGGGAGACAAGATCAATGAAAGCCTGCTGCAGGTGGGAAAATCGCTGACCATTTCATTTGATGTGGAAAGCCGTGAATACAACGGCCGCTGGTACACCGATGTGAAGGCCTGGAAGCTGGAACCGGCGGGCGGAGCCGGCAGCAGCGGCGGTAATCAGTTTACTGATAACAATCCATCAGACACCTATTCCGATTTGAATGAGGGTGCGGATGACCTTCCTTTTTAAGTAGGTGTTGGTTTGGCCCGGTTAAGGGTGGGGATCCGGAGAATTAATAAAAGAACAGCATATGATGAAAAAACATTGGGTATGGTCCGTTGGTTTGAGCCTGGTGCTGGGGAGTATGATAGCCGGTTGCAACGGCTGTAAGAATAAAAGTACAAAGCCCGGGTCTGCGGATGATGATACCAGCGGGGTTGATATTTCGGAACGGCATGATTCCATGCAATTAGTAGGAACGGATACGGTTACCGAGTTCCGGGTAACGGCGGCCAACAAGGACAGCGTGCTGTCGGCCACCACCAAGGAGATCCTGACCCTGTTTAAAAACAAAGAGTACGCAAAACTGGACTCCTTTATCCACCCGGAAGAAGGCGTCCGTTTTTCACCGTATGCGACGGTAGAACCCGGTTCTGATAAAAAATTTTCACGGGAAGCATTCCGGGAGCTGATGACGCGGGATAAATATAAAAAGATCAACTGGGGGACCTATGACGGCAGCGGAAATGCCATCATTCTTTCTCCCGCGGAATATTTTGGGAAGTTTGTTTATGACGGCAATTTCCTAAACGCCAAACAGGCGGGTGTAAATACAGTTTATGGAAAAGGGAATTCCATCAACAACCTGAAATCCATTTATCCCGGTGCGGAATTTACGGAGAACTACCTGGATGGAACCAGGAAGAATGGAGGTATGGACTGGAAGTCGGTGCGACTGGTATATAAGCTGGAGCATGGCCGGTACTACCTGGTGGCCATCGTGCATGATCAATGGACTATTTAATGCGTATTGATTAAAAGTATTAGTAGGGGAGCCACTTTACTGATCAAACAGTTTAATCTGCTTATGGATAGTGCACCCTCTTTACAGTTTGACGTGGTAATTATCGGCTCGGGGGTCGGAGGCCTCACCGCAGCGGCAATTCTGAGCAAATCCGGATTACAGGTGGCGGTGCTGGAGAAAGAACCCCGTATTGGTGGCTATCTTGCTGGTTTTAAGCGCAAAGGATTCCGTTTTGATACGGCCATCCATTGGCTTAACCAATGTTCTGCTAGCGGTAGTGTTTCCAGGATATTTGATTTCATAGGCAAGGATCACCCTTCGTTTAAATGCCTGGAAAAAATTCAGCGCTACAAAAGTGAGTCAATCGATTTTTTACTGACCAACAACCCGGATGAGCTAAAGGAGCTGCTGATTCAAACCTATCCGGAAGACCAGCGGGGCATCACCCGCTTTTTCCAAAAGGCAAAAAAAATCGGCGCCTCCTTTAATAACTT
The sequence above is a segment of the Niabella agricola genome. Coding sequences within it:
- a CDS encoding DUF3127 domain-containing protein, whose protein sequence is MMQLTGTLVQILPLQKGMGKNGEWKKQDIIVETQAQYPKKVCISIWGDKINESLLQVGKSLTISFDVESREYNGRWYTDVKAWKLEPAGGAGSSGGNQFTDNNPSDTYSDLNEGADDLPF